A genomic segment from Aegilops tauschii subsp. strangulata cultivar AL8/78 chromosome 1, Aet v6.0, whole genome shotgun sequence encodes:
- the LOC109769368 gene encoding flavonoid O-methyltransferase-like protein Os11g0303600, with product MAKLEDERRAAAEWRNGGDLGVIRGDGRCGYGGGRGGEAGFARNGVRQAGDAATDLARRLVGEGRGNFRVVGCSFLIPIAKLREMDQTTAMPMVATSKAELLQADAELFCHTFAYLKSMALNSAVKLGIPHALHRCGGAGSLPELLSAVPLHPSKRPYLGRLMKMLAAAGIFTAEDVPAGGDGARTTVFHLNAVSRLLVDGSSCMSPCVLLGTTDLFVSASLRLHQWLLSEEEGATTGSPFMMAHDGSLYGVGSRDPEFNALFNGAMGATSEFVAALAVRECSEVFAGITSLVDVAGGNGTTARTIAEAFPGVKCSVLDLPHVIEGISPDGTVEIVSGDMMEFVPPADAVLLKYVLHNWSDQDCVKILTRCRQAISQVAKAGKVIIIDTVVGSPTPQILEGQLTMDLSMMMLFNGKARDEQNWHKMFMEAGFSHYKIHNVLGMRSLIEVHP from the exons ATGGCCAAGCTTGAGGACGaacgacgggcggcggcggagtggcGAAACGGCGGCGATTTGGGGGTGATTAGAGGCGATGGGCGGTGTGGATATGGTGGCGGCAGGGGTGGGGAGGCTGGATTTGCCCGCAACGGGGTGCGGCAGGCCGGCGACGCGGCGACGGATCTAGCTAGGCGGCTAGTCGGGGAGGGGAGGGGAAACTTTAGGGTGGTTGG ATGTTCATTCCTAATACCAATAGCAAAATTAAGGGAAATGGATCAGACCACAGCCATGCCCATGGTAGCCACCTCAAAAGCTGAGCTTCTGCAAGCCGATGCGGAGCTCTTTTGCCACACCTTTGCGTACCTCAAGTCCATGGCATTGAACAGTGCCGTGAAGCTTGGAATCCCTCATGCCCTCCACCGCTGCGGTGGCGCCGGCTCCTTGCCCGAGCTGCTCTCCGCCGTCCCGCTCCATCCAAGCAAACGCCCCTACCTGGGTCGCCTCATGAAGATGCTGGCTGCGGCCGGGATCTTCACGGCCGAGGATGTTCCTGCCGGCGGCGATGGGGCACGAACCACGGTTTTCCACCTCAACGCGGTTTCTCGTCTCCTGGTGGACGGCAGCTCATGCATGTCGCCGTGCGTGCTCCTCGGCACCACCGACTTGTTCGTGTCGGCCTCCTTACGGCTGCACCAGTGGCTCCTGAGCGAGGAGGAGGGGGCCACGACGGGCTCGCCGTTCATGATGGCGCATGACGGGAGCTTGTATGGCGTCGGTAGCCGTGACCCCGAATTCAATGCCTTGTTCAACGGGGCCATGGGTGCCACCAGCGAGTTCGTCGCCGCCCTTGCTGTCCGTGAATGCAGCGAGGTGTTCGCTGGGATAACGTCGTTGGTTGACGTTGCTGGTGGGAACGGCACCACGGCGAGGACCATAGCCGAGGCTTTCCCAGGTGTCAAGTGCTCGGTGTTGGACCTCCCACATGTGATAGAAGGAATCTCGCCCGATGGCACGGTTGAGATTGTTTCTGGTGACATGATGGAGTTCGTGCCACCCGCTGATGCTGTTCTGCTTAAG TACGTGCTACATAACTGGAGCGATCAGGACTGCGTGAAGATCCTCACGCGATGTAGACAGGCCATTTCCCAGGTAGCCAAAGCTGGCAAGGTGATAATCATTGATACCGTCGTTGGATCGCCCACACCTCAAATACTTGAAGGCCAGCTTACCATGGATTTGTCCATGATGATGTTATTTAATGGTAAAGCAAGGGACGAGCAGAACTGGCACAAGATGTTCATGGAAGCGGGGTTTAGTCACTACAAAATTCACAACGTCTTGGGAATGCGGTCCCTCATCGAAGTCCATCCGTAG